The Candidatus Thermoplasmatota archaeon genome has a segment encoding these proteins:
- a CDS encoding CoA-binding protein: MSLEFFFNPKSIAVIGASRTQGKIGYETLKNLIIYDYKGKVYPVNPNAEEILGLRCYPSVKEINEQVELAIIVVPAKLVPSVVEECGKKGIKGVVIISSGFVEIGNYELAEKVLRVAKKHNMRILGPNTMGFKNATDGLDASFVFGMPYRGKISIVSQSGALSVSVIHHALREKIGLAKVIGVGNKLDLSEEDLIEYLNQDKDTKVICMYIEGLKDGRKFLQAAKKCRKPILVIKSGRTQAGAKAAISHTGSLAGIDEIYGGAFKQANIIRAKDVTELFDFANALANQSPAKGKRIGIISNGGGAGIMLADTCCENNLLVPELDEKAIAKLEKILPPLVKPRNPVDLVADASFYRYEGAMRTLLEAENIDGIIVACVHGGYARPREYVGAVLKIALQSKDKAPDKPIICCWIGGKEVEEVIEDLKGANIPVYQDTTRAARAMYALVKEGYRLG, encoded by the coding sequence ATGTCGCTAGAATTTTTCTTCAATCCCAAGAGTATTGCAGTTATAGGCGCCAGCAGAACCCAAGGCAAAATAGGTTACGAAACTTTAAAAAATCTGATTATTTATGATTACAAAGGCAAGGTCTACCCAGTGAATCCAAATGCAGAAGAAATTCTTGGCTTGAGATGCTATCCCAGTGTAAAAGAAATTAATGAGCAAGTAGAACTTGCAATTATAGTAGTTCCTGCTAAACTTGTACCAAGCGTTGTTGAAGAATGCGGTAAGAAAGGAATTAAAGGCGTAGTAATAATTTCTTCAGGCTTCGTTGAGATAGGCAATTACGAACTTGCAGAAAAAGTTCTGAGAGTTGCGAAGAAACATAATATGAGAATACTAGGTCCTAATACAATGGGTTTTAAAAACGCCACCGATGGCTTAGATGCTAGTTTCGTGTTCGGTATGCCTTACAGAGGCAAAATAAGCATAGTTAGTCAGAGTGGCGCACTCAGCGTTAGCGTAATTCATCACGCTCTACGCGAAAAGATAGGTCTGGCTAAGGTTATAGGTGTCGGTAATAAGCTGGATCTGAGCGAAGAGGATTTAATAGAATATCTAAATCAGGACAAAGATACCAAGGTTATATGCATGTACATCGAAGGCTTAAAAGATGGTAGAAAATTTTTGCAAGCTGCAAAAAAATGCAGAAAGCCTATTCTTGTGATAAAGTCAGGCAGAACGCAAGCAGGTGCTAAAGCAGCAATTTCGCATACAGGCTCTTTAGCAGGAATCGATGAAATTTACGGAGGTGCTTTCAAGCAAGCAAATATAATAAGAGCCAAAGATGTAACTGAACTTTTCGATTTTGCAAATGCACTTGCTAATCAGTCTCCTGCAAAAGGTAAAAGAATAGGTATAATTTCCAACGGCGGCGGCGCAGGTATTATGCTCGCAGATACATGTTGTGAGAATAATTTGCTAGTACCGGAACTAGATGAAAAGGCAATTGCAAAACTAGAAAAAATTCTACCACCTTTGGTCAAGCCAAGAAATCCTGTAGATTTAGTTGCGGACGCTAGCTTCTATCGCTATGAAGGAGCGATGCGCACTCTACTTGAAGCTGAAAATATTGATGGTATAATAGTGGCATGCGTGCACGGAGGCTATGCTAGACCAAGAGAATATGTTGGCGCAGTATTGAAAATAGCGCTGCAAAGCAAAGACAAAGCTCCTGACAAGCCAATAATATGCTGCTGGATAGGCGGTAAGGAAGTAGAAGAGGTAATTGAAGATTTGAAAGGCGCAAATATACCTGTTTATCAAGATACTACTCGCGCTGCTCGCGCTATGTATGCACTTGTTAAAGAAGGTTATAGACTGGGG